Proteins from one Deinococcus actinosclerus genomic window:
- the pepF gene encoding oligoendopeptidase F encodes MPTETIKALPPRSDVPRDQTWDIEALYDTPDAWSAEGDALARDLGSLSAHAGQLGTPGGLLGYLRAANDLELRLGRFMSYAGMTASVDGRDAVAAARRDRASTLGAQFGSTTAFFRPELLALDDALVRGWLDTPDFAEHRVRLERILRGKPHVRSAEVEALLGAVQAPFASERGIHPALANMDLRFGTAGGETVMQGNVDRLTAHPDREVRREAWEGYADAHLAARHSQAAMYATNVRQNVFLARARNYPDTISASLSPDNIPTAVVTTLLDTYRANTPVWHRYWRVRREWLGLPELREYDVKAALVPPRAVSYEQAVQWLAEGMAPLGADYVRDMVPGLTTERWVDYAENDGKRQGAYSNGGGRVKPYIFMTWNGTMNSYSTLAHEIGHSMHSLLSQREHGYGVPRYTLFHAEVASNFNQAMVRQHLLAQARAAGDTEFEVQIIEEALSNFHRYFFIMPTLAAFELEAYRRIEAGGTLSAPDLIALTADLLAEGYGDGVTMDRERSGILWAQFSTHLYANFYAYQYSTGISAAHQILEQFSADPEAARESYLRFLRSGGSLDPIDALREAGVDMLSPAPVEATFRTLEGYVARLEELLAARR; translated from the coding sequence ATGCCAACTGAAACGATCAAGGCGCTGCCGCCCCGCAGCGACGTGCCGCGTGACCAGACCTGGGACATCGAGGCCCTCTACGACACGCCCGACGCCTGGTCGGCCGAGGGGGACGCCCTGGCCCGCGACCTCGGGTCGCTGTCTGCCCACGCGGGACAGCTCGGCACGCCCGGGGGCCTGCTGGGGTACCTGCGCGCCGCGAACGATCTCGAACTGCGCCTGGGCCGCTTCATGTCCTACGCCGGCATGACCGCCAGCGTGGACGGCCGCGACGCCGTGGCCGCCGCCCGCCGCGACCGCGCCTCCACCCTGGGCGCCCAGTTCGGCAGCACCACTGCGTTCTTCCGCCCGGAACTGCTCGCGCTGGACGACGCTCTGGTGCGCGGCTGGCTGGACACGCCCGATTTCGCCGAGCACCGCGTGCGCCTGGAACGCATCCTGCGCGGCAAGCCCCACGTCCGCAGCGCCGAGGTCGAGGCACTCCTCGGTGCGGTGCAGGCGCCCTTCGCCTCCGAGCGCGGCATTCACCCCGCGCTGGCGAACATGGACCTGCGCTTCGGCACGGCGGGCGGCGAGACCGTCATGCAGGGCAACGTGGACCGCCTGACCGCCCACCCGGACCGCGAGGTGCGCCGTGAGGCCTGGGAGGGCTACGCGGACGCGCACCTCGCCGCGCGGCACTCGCAGGCGGCGATGTACGCCACGAACGTCCGCCAGAACGTGTTCCTGGCCCGCGCCCGAAATTACCCCGACACCATCAGCGCCTCCCTGTCCCCGGACAACATCCCCACCGCCGTCGTGACCACCCTGCTCGACACGTACCGCGCGAACACGCCGGTCTGGCACCGCTACTGGCGCGTGCGCCGCGAGTGGCTGGGCCTGCCCGAACTGCGCGAGTACGACGTGAAGGCCGCGCTGGTCCCTCCCCGCGCCGTGTCCTACGAGCAGGCGGTGCAGTGGCTCGCGGAGGGCATGGCCCCCCTGGGCGCCGACTACGTGCGCGACATGGTGCCCGGCCTGACCACCGAACGGTGGGTGGACTACGCCGAGAACGACGGCAAACGCCAGGGCGCGTACAGCAACGGCGGCGGCCGCGTGAAGCCGTACATCTTCATGACCTGGAACGGCACCATGAACTCGTACTCCACCCTGGCGCACGAGATCGGGCACTCCATGCACTCCCTGCTCTCGCAGCGCGAACACGGGTACGGCGTGCCCCGTTACACCCTCTTCCACGCCGAGGTCGCCAGCAACTTCAACCAGGCGATGGTCCGCCAGCACCTCCTGGCGCAGGCCCGCGCCGCCGGGGACACCGAGTTCGAGGTGCAGATCATCGAGGAGGCGCTGTCGAACTTCCACCGGTACTTCTTCATCATGCCGACCCTGGCGGCCTTCGAGCTGGAGGCCTACCGCCGGATCGAGGCGGGGGGGACCCTCAGCGCCCCGGACCTGATCGCCCTGACCGCCGACCTGCTCGCGGAGGGCTACGGGGACGGCGTGACGATGGACCGCGAGCGCAGCGGCATCCTGTGGGCGCAGTTCAGCACGCACCTGTACGCGAACTTCTACGCGTACCAGTACTCGACCGGGATCAGCGCCGCGCACCAGATCCTCGAGCAGTTCAGCGCCGACCCGGAGGCTGCGCGCGAGTCCTACCTGCGCTTCCTGCGCTCGGGCGGGAGTCTCGACCCCATCGACGCGCTGCGCGAGGCGGGCGTGGACATGCTGAGCCCCGCGCCGGTCGAGGCGACCTTCCGGACCCTGGAAGGCTACGTGGCCCGCCTGGAGGAACTGCTGGCCGCGCGCCGTTGA
- a CDS encoding sugar efflux transporter encodes MTTTTTAQGSGLGAMLRLPYALPLALSCFSLGFGLSLAVPYMALYAVKKAGMSPLQLGIFLTVNAISAVAVATLLARWSDRLPNRKPIVLATMAAGTAAYALIGVTPHFAGLLVIGAALLSLGAAAFPQMFSFARASLQDVPGDLADRAMTLLRAVFSLSWVVGPGLGAVILGAGNYTAVFLSAGACFALAALPLLRVPGRRPQPTPGITPDLPDTPRPAARRAIALGALAFVLYGMSMQMGMAMFPLFITETLRGTSGEVGFLVGLCALLEIPVMIALVTWRRLPGVPTLVAAGMALFVAHFALVYLADSMPLLIAAQVIRAVVLAILAGLGMTYFQTLMPGRFSAATTMFANTGSIGGMLSGITSGAVAQTLGYRSVFLVCAALTLLGFLVMTWTHRRRPAQEPAQHL; translated from the coding sequence GTGACCACCACCACCACCGCGCAGGGCAGCGGCCTGGGCGCCATGCTGCGCCTCCCGTACGCCCTGCCACTGGCCCTGAGCTGCTTTTCACTGGGCTTCGGCCTGTCGCTGGCCGTGCCGTACATGGCGCTGTACGCCGTGAAGAAGGCCGGCATGAGCCCGCTGCAACTGGGGATCTTCCTGACCGTGAACGCCATCAGCGCCGTCGCGGTCGCCACGCTGCTGGCCCGCTGGTCCGACCGGCTGCCCAACCGCAAACCCATCGTGCTGGCCACCATGGCCGCCGGCACCGCCGCGTACGCCCTGATCGGCGTCACGCCGCACTTCGCGGGCCTGCTCGTGATCGGCGCGGCCCTGCTGTCCCTGGGCGCCGCCGCGTTCCCGCAGATGTTCTCCTTCGCGCGGGCCAGCCTGCAGGACGTGCCGGGCGATCTGGCCGACCGCGCCATGACCCTGCTGCGCGCCGTGTTCAGCCTGTCGTGGGTGGTCGGCCCGGGCCTGGGCGCCGTGATCCTGGGCGCCGGGAACTACACGGCGGTGTTCCTCAGCGCCGGGGCGTGCTTCGCGCTCGCGGCCCTGCCGCTGCTGCGCGTGCCGGGGCGCCGCCCGCAGCCCACGCCGGGCATCACGCCGGACCTGCCCGACACGCCCCGCCCCGCCGCGCGCCGGGCCATCGCGCTGGGCGCCCTGGCGTTCGTGCTGTACGGCATGAGCATGCAGATGGGCATGGCGATGTTCCCGCTGTTCATCACCGAGACGCTGCGCGGCACGAGCGGCGAGGTCGGCTTCCTGGTGGGCCTGTGCGCCCTGCTGGAAATCCCGGTGATGATCGCGCTGGTCACGTGGCGGCGCCTGCCGGGCGTACCCACCCTGGTCGCGGCGGGCATGGCGCTGTTCGTGGCGCACTTCGCGCTGGTGTACCTCGCGGACAGCATGCCGCTGCTGATCGCCGCGCAGGTCATCCGCGCGGTCGTGCTGGCGATCCTGGCGGGGCTGGGCATGACGTACTTCCAAACGCTGATGCCCGGGCGCTTCAGCGCCGCCACCACGATGTTCGCGAACACCGGCAGCATCGGGGGGATGCTCAGCGGGATCACCTCGGGCGCCGTCGCGCAGACGCTCGGGTACCGCAGCGTGTTCCTGGTGTGCGCCGCGCTGACCCTGCTGGGCTTCCTGGTGATGACCTGGACGCACCGCCGCCGCCCCGCCCAGGAGCCTGCGCAGCACCTGTGA
- the trpA gene encoding tryptophan synthase subunit alpha, with translation MTATLTPTTPGAARLHAAFARAKQEGRAAFIPFMTAGYPTAQAFPAVADALLGQADILEVGIPYSDPLGDGPTIQRASEQALAGGTSTRHTLALVRELRSRHDTPIVIMTYVNPIYAVGPREFMRLAQEAGVDGLILPDLPPDQDLEIADLAAEHGMAVTFLIAPTSTPARVKLVAEACTGFLYAVSVTGVTGTREGSALNEVPAMLALARQYARVPVAVGFGVKDAETAAQVAQVADGVVVGSAFINAVKAGQDVGALAASIREGCTQN, from the coding sequence ATGACCGCCACCCTGACCCCCACCACCCCGGGCGCCGCCCGACTGCACGCCGCCTTCGCCCGCGCCAAGCAGGAGGGCCGCGCTGCGTTCATCCCGTTCATGACCGCCGGTTACCCTACCGCGCAGGCGTTCCCCGCCGTCGCGGACGCCCTGCTCGGGCAGGCGGACATCCTCGAGGTCGGCATTCCCTACAGCGACCCGCTGGGCGACGGGCCCACCATCCAGCGCGCCAGCGAGCAGGCCCTCGCGGGCGGCACGAGCACCCGCCACACCCTCGCGCTGGTCAGGGAACTCCGCTCGCGGCACGACACGCCCATCGTGATCATGACGTACGTGAACCCCATCTACGCCGTCGGCCCGCGTGAATTCATGCGGCTGGCGCAGGAGGCCGGGGTGGACGGCCTGATCCTTCCGGACCTGCCGCCTGACCAGGACCTGGAGATCGCGGATCTGGCCGCCGAGCACGGCATGGCCGTCACGTTCCTGATCGCGCCCACCAGCACACCGGCGCGCGTGAAACTCGTCGCGGAGGCCTGCACCGGCTTCCTGTACGCTGTCAGTGTGACCGGCGTGACCGGCACCCGCGAGGGCAGCGCCCTGAACGAGGTGCCCGCCATGCTGGCCCTGGCCCGCCAGTACGCCCGCGTGCCCGTCGCCGTGGGCTTCGGCGTGAAGGACGCCGAGACCGCCGCGCAGGTCGCGCAGGTCGCCGACGGCGTCGTGGTGGGCAGTGCGTTCATCAACGCCGTGAAGGCCGGGCAGGACGTCGGCGCGCTCGCCGCGAGCATCCGCGAGGGCTGCACGCAGAACTGA
- the trpB gene encoding tryptophan synthase subunit beta, translating to MSLQLPTYPQPDERGRFGRFGGRYVPETLIPALDELQAAYTEARNDPAFLNELDRLLKDFVGRPSGLYLAQRLTEHAGGAKIYLKREDQNYTGAHKINNCLAQALLAKRMGKQRVIAETGAGQHGVASATAAALLGLECIVYMGAEDIRRQALNVFRMKLLGAEVREVTSGTSTLKDATNEAIRDWVTNVRDTFYILGSVVGPHPYPAMVRDFQSIIGEEVKVQHQALEGRAVPDAIVACVGGGSNAIGIFAPFAYLPEHERPLLIGTEAAGEGVESGKHAASVAGGRVGVLHGAMMYLLNDDEGQIVPPHSISAGLDYPGIGPEHCLYSETGVAQYVPVTDAQALDALQLLTRLEGIIPALETAHAIHAAVNLARTMRPDQTVVVNLSGRGDKDVAEVMRLLDLGREQDAAPAPRTPEVHA from the coding sequence ATGTCCCTCCAACTCCCCACCTACCCCCAGCCGGACGAACGGGGCCGCTTCGGCCGCTTCGGCGGACGGTACGTGCCTGAAACGCTCATCCCCGCCCTGGACGAACTCCAGGCCGCCTACACCGAGGCCCGGAACGACCCCGCCTTCCTGAACGAACTGGACCGTCTCCTGAAGGACTTCGTGGGTCGCCCCAGCGGGCTGTACCTCGCCCAGCGCCTCACCGAGCACGCCGGCGGCGCGAAGATCTACCTCAAGCGCGAGGACCAGAACTACACCGGCGCGCACAAGATCAACAACTGCCTCGCGCAGGCGCTGCTCGCCAAGCGCATGGGCAAGCAGCGCGTCATCGCCGAGACCGGCGCCGGGCAGCACGGCGTGGCCAGCGCCACCGCCGCCGCCCTGCTGGGCCTCGAGTGCATCGTGTACATGGGCGCCGAGGACATCCGCCGTCAGGCGCTGAACGTGTTCCGCATGAAACTCCTGGGCGCCGAGGTCCGCGAGGTGACGTCCGGCACGAGCACCCTCAAGGACGCCACGAACGAGGCCATCCGCGACTGGGTCACGAACGTCCGCGACACCTTCTACATCCTCGGCAGCGTCGTCGGGCCGCACCCGTACCCCGCGATGGTCCGCGACTTCCAGTCCATCATCGGCGAGGAGGTCAAGGTGCAGCACCAGGCGCTCGAGGGCCGCGCGGTGCCCGACGCCATCGTCGCGTGCGTGGGCGGCGGCAGCAACGCCATCGGCATCTTCGCGCCCTTCGCGTACCTGCCCGAACACGAGCGGCCCCTCTTGATCGGCACCGAGGCCGCCGGTGAGGGCGTCGAGTCCGGCAAGCACGCCGCGAGCGTCGCCGGGGGCCGCGTCGGCGTGCTGCACGGCGCGATGATGTACCTCCTGAACGACGACGAGGGCCAGATCGTCCCCCCGCACTCCATCAGCGCGGGCCTCGACTACCCCGGCATCGGCCCCGAGCACTGCCTGTACTCGGAGACCGGCGTGGCGCAGTACGTGCCCGTCACCGACGCGCAGGCGCTCGACGCCCTGCAACTCCTGACCCGCCTGGAGGGCATCATCCCCGCGCTGGAGACCGCGCACGCCATCCACGCCGCCGTGAACCTCGCCCGCACCATGCGCCCCGACCAGACGGTCGTCGTGAACCTCTCCGGCCGCGGCGACAAGGACGTGGCCGAGGTGATGCGCCTCCTCGACCTGGGCCGCGAGCAGGACGCCGCGCCCGCGCCCCGCACCCCGGAGGTGCACGCATGA
- the gluQRS gene encoding tRNA glutamyl-Q(34) synthetase GluQRS produces the protein MHLGNARTALLAWLHSRAQGGRHLLRFEDLDTGRVRAWAYDVTRADLEWLGLDWDEEVIQSQRLDLYRAAAARLDTYPCTCTRREVQAAIQDSAGAPHGAEPVYPGTCRAGSLHPERPAALRWRVPDEVVCARDGWRGETLCQHLPAEVGDVVLRRNDGVFAYHLAVVVDDAASGVTDVLRGEDLWTATPRQVALQRALGLPTPRYWHVPLMLDFRGERLAKRGGAPPVQALREVGDGPGRVLSELARSLGWSVPDEVSAADLLPLWRTEIGRAALGA, from the coding sequence ATGCACCTGGGCAATGCCCGCACGGCGCTGCTGGCGTGGCTGCACTCCCGCGCGCAGGGGGGGCGGCACCTGCTGCGCTTCGAGGATCTGGACACCGGGCGGGTGCGCGCCTGGGCGTACGACGTGACCCGCGCCGACCTGGAGTGGCTGGGCCTCGACTGGGACGAGGAGGTCATCCAGTCGCAGCGGCTGGACCTGTACCGCGCGGCCGCCGCGCGCCTGGATACCTACCCCTGCACCTGTACCCGCAGGGAGGTGCAGGCGGCCATTCAGGACAGCGCGGGCGCCCCGCATGGCGCGGAGCCGGTCTATCCCGGCACCTGCCGGGCCGGGAGTCTGCACCCGGAGCGTCCGGCGGCGCTGCGCTGGCGCGTGCCCGACGAGGTGGTGTGCGCCCGGGACGGGTGGCGCGGCGAGACACTCTGCCAGCACCTCCCGGCCGAGGTGGGGGACGTGGTGCTGCGGCGCAACGACGGGGTGTTCGCGTATCACCTCGCGGTGGTGGTGGACGACGCGGCGTCGGGCGTGACGGACGTGCTGCGTGGTGAGGACCTCTGGACCGCCACGCCCCGGCAGGTGGCGCTTCAGCGGGCGCTGGGGCTGCCCACGCCCCGCTACTGGCACGTGCCGCTGATGCTGGATTTCCGGGGGGAGCGGCTGGCGAAACGTGGCGGCGCCCCGCCCGTGCAGGCGCTGCGTGAGGTCGGGGACGGGCCGGGCCGGGTGCTGTCGGAACTGGCCCGCAGCCTGGGCTGGTCGGTGCCGGACGAGGTGAGCGCGGCCGACCTCCTGCCCCTGTGGCGGACTGAGATCGGGCGGGCGGCACTTGGTGCCTGA
- a CDS encoding ParA family protein, with amino-acid sequence MARVAAITSEKGGVGKSTLAVHLAGAAHAQGQNVLLVDEDGRVGSSLRWAGRAGALPFPVVAAEDVKPKKLAAFDLVLIDTEGRPRRKDLRQLAERADLILVPSGVSPLEVDATRELLDFLTEEGAARQSRVILTRVPPVGHAAEVLREDLREGGVTVCNTLVRSYLAYQRAAELGVLARDVRDPRALAAWADIETLSRELW; translated from the coding sequence ATGGCACGCGTGGCGGCGATCACTTCGGAGAAGGGCGGCGTGGGCAAGAGCACCCTGGCTGTGCATCTGGCGGGCGCGGCGCACGCGCAGGGCCAGAATGTCCTGCTGGTGGACGAGGACGGCCGGGTGGGCAGCAGCCTCCGCTGGGCGGGCCGGGCCGGGGCGCTGCCCTTCCCGGTCGTCGCGGCGGAGGACGTGAAACCGAAGAAACTCGCGGCCTTCGACCTCGTGCTGATCGATACCGAGGGCCGTCCGCGCCGCAAGGACCTGCGCCAGCTGGCCGAGCGGGCCGACCTGATCCTGGTGCCCAGCGGCGTGAGCCCGCTGGAGGTGGACGCCACGCGCGAACTGCTGGACTTCCTGACGGAGGAGGGTGCGGCGCGGCAGTCGCGCGTGATCCTGACGCGGGTGCCTCCGGTCGGGCACGCCGCCGAGGTGCTGCGTGAGGACCTGCGTGAGGGGGGCGTGACGGTGTGCAACACGCTGGTGCGGTCGTACCTCGCCTACCAGCGCGCGGCGGAGCTGGGCGTCCTGGCGCGGGACGTGCGCGACCCGCGCGCCCTGGCCGCCTGGGCGGACATCGAGACCCTGTCGCGCGAGTTGTGGTGA
- a CDS encoding PIG-L deacetylase family protein gives MSTPTLLAVFAHPDDEAFSVGGTLTHYARRGVRVVLACATRGEAGKITVPGMTVDDLGAQREQELRAACEALEIGPPVFLDYHDSGRYERTRHDDPKALMNVNPLDVEVKLRALIEDVQPQVIVTFDPHGGYGHVDHLQMHRATVAAFFSTGHLPYGGPQRLYYTALTTEAAQGLARMGQDLDPLVYGVAANTLAVQLDVSAYAANKKAALMAHGTQTGEQSLLGRMTPEERDAMERRMLGTEGFSIGGTRTALTNYPLGGLFDGLGFDGLN, from the coding sequence ATGAGCACCCCGACCCTCCTGGCCGTCTTTGCCCACCCCGACGATGAAGCCTTCAGCGTGGGCGGCACCCTCACCCACTACGCGCGCCGGGGCGTGCGCGTCGTGCTGGCCTGCGCCACGCGCGGCGAGGCCGGGAAGATCACGGTGCCCGGCATGACCGTGGACGACCTGGGCGCGCAGCGTGAGCAGGAACTCCGCGCTGCGTGCGAGGCGCTGGAGATCGGCCCCCCCGTGTTCCTGGACTACCACGACTCCGGCCGCTACGAACGCACCCGCCACGACGACCCGAAGGCCCTGATGAACGTCAACCCGCTGGACGTGGAGGTGAAACTGCGCGCGCTGATCGAGGACGTGCAGCCGCAGGTGATCGTCACCTTCGACCCGCACGGCGGGTACGGGCACGTCGATCACCTCCAGATGCACCGCGCGACCGTCGCGGCGTTCTTCAGCACCGGTCACCTGCCGTACGGCGGGCCGCAGCGGCTGTACTACACCGCGCTGACCACCGAGGCCGCGCAGGGACTGGCCCGCATGGGGCAGGACCTCGATCCGCTCGTGTACGGCGTGGCGGCGAACACGCTGGCCGTGCAGCTGGACGTCAGCGCGTACGCCGCGAACAAGAAGGCGGCCCTGATGGCGCACGGCACGCAGACCGGCGAGCAGAGCCTCCTGGGCCGCATGACGCCCGAAGAGCGCGACGCGATGGAACGCCGCATGCTGGGCACCGAGGGCTTCAGCATCGGCGGCACCCGCACCGCCCTGACGAACTACCCGCTGGGCGGCCTGTTCGACGGGCTGGGCTTCGACGGGCTGAACTGA
- a CDS encoding S1 RNA-binding domain-containing protein, with protein MVQLDSGAVVEGRVTRVTDFGAFIQFENGETGLVHISQIAHSFVRNIHDHVREGENVEVKVLGRDERGRLDLSIKELLEEPEEVPRPRAIGRQSPQFEAKLRSFMRDAKERTHGGGGGGGAAKKPAGGKRKR; from the coding sequence TTGGTGCAGCTTGATTCCGGCGCGGTCGTGGAGGGCCGCGTGACGCGCGTGACCGACTTTGGCGCGTTCATCCAGTTCGAGAACGGCGAGACGGGCCTCGTGCACATCTCGCAGATCGCGCACTCCTTCGTGCGGAACATTCATGACCACGTCCGCGAGGGCGAGAACGTGGAAGTGAAGGTTCTGGGCCGGGACGAACGCGGTCGCCTCGACCTCTCCATCAAGGAGCTCCTCGAGGAACCCGAGGAAGTGCCCCGCCCCCGCGCGATCGGCCGTCAGAGCCCGCAGTTCGAGGCAAAACTCCGCTCGTTCATGCGCGACGCCAAGGAACGCACCCACGGTGGTGGGGGCGGCGGCGGCGCGGCGAAAAAGCCCGCCGGCGGCAAGCGCAAGCGCTGA
- a CDS encoding septum site-determining protein MinC, whose amino-acid sequence MKLRGTLGGLNLLIEPGDTGSSVQDALSVRTELLASAVTLELQGDADPEAVEAALHAIRAAGGTPGRVRAPRVSVPTPAPADSAPRPAPLPARTEILTHTLRAGYHREFPGSVIVLGDVNPGAEILAGGDVIVVGALRGVAHAGLGGHADAIVWARPIASTQIRIGDAVARAPEGSSLSNMRHREDQPLAEIARLQDGVIHIDVQK is encoded by the coding sequence ATGAAGTTGCGCGGCACCCTGGGCGGCCTGAACCTCCTGATCGAACCCGGCGATACCGGCAGCAGCGTGCAGGACGCCCTGAGTGTCCGCACGGAGCTGCTGGCGAGCGCCGTGACCCTCGAGTTGCAGGGCGACGCCGACCCCGAGGCGGTCGAGGCGGCCCTGCACGCCATCCGCGCCGCGGGGGGCACGCCGGGGCGCGTGCGGGCGCCGCGCGTGAGCGTCCCCACGCCCGCCCCCGCGGACAGCGCGCCGCGCCCGGCGCCGCTGCCCGCCCGTACGGAGATCCTCACGCACACGCTGCGCGCCGGGTACCACCGGGAGTTCCCGGGCAGCGTGATCGTGCTGGGTGACGTGAACCCCGGCGCGGAGATCCTGGCGGGCGGGGACGTGATCGTGGTGGGCGCGCTGCGCGGCGTGGCGCACGCAGGCCTGGGCGGGCACGCGGACGCGATCGTGTGGGCGAGGCCCATCGCCAGCACGCAGATCCGCATCGGGGACGCCGTGGCGCGCGCGCCCGAGGGCAGCAGCCTGAGCAACATGCGCCACCGTGAGGACCAGCCGCTGGCGGAGATCGCGCGGCTGCAGGACGGCGTGATTCACATCGACGTGCAGAAGTAA
- a CDS encoding amidase family protein: protein MTLQPDPILDLDAAALAAATRRGDLTCSEVTRTYLGRLQALNDRLHAVITVNPAAQADADRLDAVSADRRGPLHGVPMLIKDNIDVAGLPTTAGSALLAGHVPETDAPLVTRLRNAGAVILGKANMTEWANFMTLAMPNGYSSAGGQTVNPWGDGLDTGGSSSGSGAAVAARLCAAAIGTETSGSIVSPAHQNGVIGVKPTLGLVPRTGIVPISHSQDTAGPITRSVRDAAMILAVIAGPDDQDEATRRLPVPDLTVLPDVLRGAHLGVIRDENGVTPDEAAALDHLTATLLDAGATLHDVAFPSRADLNAHGWSLEVLEHEFKGDLNAYLRTVTTGPRSLQAVIDANDADPERLLRYGQTLLHASQGTRGDATEPAYLQARERDLRLTRTRGFDPLFAQGLDLIIFPGIHGYGLAAKAGYPSLALPVTPAGAATPNGALLVAPAGSEGRLLSLAAELNRLLGGVRFPEL, encoded by the coding sequence GTGACCCTGCAACCTGACCCGATCCTTGACCTGGACGCCGCCGCCCTGGCCGCCGCCACCCGCCGGGGCGACCTGACGTGCAGCGAGGTGACCCGCACGTACCTGGGCCGCCTCCAGGCCCTGAACGATCGCCTGCACGCCGTGATCACCGTGAACCCGGCCGCGCAGGCCGACGCGGACCGCCTGGACGCCGTCAGCGCCGACCGGCGCGGCCCGCTGCACGGCGTGCCCATGCTCATCAAGGACAACATCGACGTCGCGGGCCTGCCCACCACCGCCGGGAGCGCCCTGCTCGCCGGGCACGTCCCGGAGACCGACGCGCCCCTGGTGACCCGGCTGCGCAACGCCGGGGCCGTGATCCTGGGTAAGGCGAACATGACCGAGTGGGCGAACTTCATGACGCTCGCCATGCCGAACGGGTACTCCAGTGCGGGCGGGCAGACCGTGAACCCCTGGGGGGACGGCCTGGACACCGGCGGCAGCAGCAGCGGCAGCGGCGCGGCGGTCGCCGCGCGCCTGTGCGCCGCCGCGATCGGCACGGAAACCAGCGGCAGCATCGTCAGCCCCGCGCACCAGAACGGCGTGATCGGCGTGAAACCCACCCTGGGCCTCGTGCCCCGCACCGGCATCGTGCCCATCAGCCACAGCCAGGACACCGCCGGGCCCATCACCCGCAGCGTCCGCGACGCCGCGATGATCCTGGCCGTCATCGCCGGGCCCGACGACCAGGACGAGGCCACCCGCCGCCTCCCGGTGCCCGACCTGACCGTGCTGCCCGACGTGCTGCGCGGCGCGCACCTGGGCGTCATCCGCGACGAGAACGGCGTCACGCCCGACGAGGCCGCCGCCCTCGACCACCTGACGGCCACGCTGCTCGACGCGGGCGCGACCCTGCACGACGTCGCCTTCCCCAGCCGCGCCGACCTGAACGCCCACGGCTGGAGCCTCGAGGTGCTGGAGCACGAATTCAAGGGTGACCTGAACGCCTACCTGCGCACGGTCACGACCGGCCCGCGCAGCCTCCAGGCGGTCATCGACGCGAACGACGCCGACCCGGAACGCCTGCTGCGCTACGGGCAGACCCTGCTGCACGCCTCGCAGGGCACCCGCGGCGACGCGACCGAACCCGCCTACCTCCAGGCCCGCGAGCGCGACCTGCGCCTGACCCGCACGCGCGGCTTCGACCCGCTGTTCGCGCAGGGGCTCGACCTGATCATCTTCCCCGGCATCCACGGTTACGGACTGGCTGCGAAGGCCGGGTACCCCAGCCTCGCCCTGCCCGTCACGCCCGCCGGCGCGGCTACCCCGAACGGCGCGCTGCTCGTCGCGCCCGCCGGGAGCGAGGGCCGCCTGCTGTCCCTGGCCGCCGAACTGAACCGCCTGCTGGGCGGCGTGCGCTTCCCGGAGCTGTAA
- a CDS encoding prephenate dehydratase, giving the protein MSDPAPATAAVPVLTAGVVAFQGNPGSYGEIAALNAVAGMAETRGYPTFHEVARAVETGEAEYGVLPVENSLMGAIHQSIDLLSETDLHVVGEVVVRVSHCLMALPGVEIGDIRRVASQQPALDQCTDLIRQHGWQPVAAHDTAGSAKNLAQSGERDLAAIASERAAQLYGLNILQRNIEDEPFNYTRFMILARHEPAPSDAPHKTSLVFAVRHTPGFLVETLNELRGLNLSRIESRPRRDRAWSYLMYVDIEGDARDPKVAQALAGVLRKASYAKIIGSYPSAQGTVN; this is encoded by the coding sequence ATGAGTGACCCAGCCCCCGCGACCGCTGCCGTGCCCGTTCTCACCGCCGGGGTGGTGGCGTTTCAGGGGAATCCCGGTTCGTACGGGGAGATCGCCGCGCTGAACGCCGTGGCTGGCATGGCCGAGACGCGCGGGTACCCGACCTTCCACGAGGTCGCCCGCGCCGTCGAGACCGGCGAGGCCGAGTACGGCGTGCTGCCGGTCGAGAACAGCCTGATGGGCGCGATCCACCAGAGCATCGACCTCCTGAGCGAGACGGACCTGCACGTGGTCGGCGAGGTCGTCGTGCGGGTGTCGCACTGCCTGATGGCGCTGCCCGGCGTGGAAATCGGCGACATCCGCCGGGTCGCCAGCCAGCAGCCCGCGCTGGACCAGTGCACGGACCTGATCCGCCAGCACGGCTGGCAGCCGGTCGCCGCGCACGACACGGCGGGCAGCGCGAAGAACCTCGCGCAGAGCGGTGAGCGCGACCTCGCTGCGATCGCCAGCGAACGCGCCGCGCAGCTGTACGGGCTGAACATCCTCCAGCGGAACATCGAGGACGAACCGTTCAACTACACGCGCTTCATGATCCTGGCCCGGCACGAACCCGCCCCGTCGGACGCGCCGCACAAGACCAGCCTCGTGTTCGCCGTGCGGCACACCCCGGGGTTCCTCGTCGAGACGCTGAACGAACTGCGCGGCCTGAACCTCTCGCGCATCGAGAGCCGCCCTCGCCGCGACCGCGCCTGGAGTTACCTGATGTACGTGGACATCGAGGGCGACGCGCGCGACCCGAAGGTCGCCCAGGCGCTCGCCGGGGTGCTGCGCAAGGCCAGCTACGCGAAGATCATCGGCTCGTACCCGAGTGCCCAGGGCACCGTGAACTGA